One segment of Daphnia magna isolate NIES linkage group LG2, ASM2063170v1.1, whole genome shotgun sequence DNA contains the following:
- the LOC116916571 gene encoding general transcription factor 3C polypeptide 1 isoform X2, with the protein MEFPENIPGCILDEIALEGLEGLTISTLWIRLTKRKNFPIALDDQSKRFIWKIICKNDAVEMFKLAVPRPLLIDYNRYDNLDPELEIICEPETLPEDIYPVAAVEDKVNGIRGSCATYNTRKNITPEAKTLSLEESVSKYGEQLVLVACQAARNVALAGVQTGVLETLAINSYIMLERIGRSREHGDVTQGRYGLSRLNIPPKSAFYFRKRLLADGLIVKQPISMRVSNRNVLGTLLHLSRFYSLRLPKLLYLIKRLIQILKDSPPHYMLDYPTIRTKLSTSLQLKKILAASEMRQYAVVESVPYRFYFPDATIKDWKMRNCDNEKQVKVVRLIDPSIDPEALFQGDEAPPDDGSLYSEGEEESSSSGILSNAVIQRHHHSIVQQAYAFVEASGSEGLTQGALAEQLGLSQLDARSTIRVLSRLMMVHCVVKEVKKNRVFLYVSKNHFGANAIRAQFEQEQQKIKGLMQVGNESVTDYNQTTTSTPSLASSTNVQLEKDVTLREEEVAEDDGLFRPNVPRGILAEGETISDLTHRSLRRVNIILEAIRQHLVIEEIGVLLRLVTAEEAKEGVDARMDRRSLKRLLARLSNEGQLKNMRIVLRCGDRERALNFICQPGVDQNNSVIRSAIDQAKMKLFCLSKHKYSRSTSAKPEKSQLKNEKLEFNDTSVQLDPSLCDSVKQVKEQLLKGQGQGTKSFPFKVVHATNSGRVYGTEPKCIRVKEIHTLLYYLVYGYDGELFSDQAQAREALRNENPILEGVDDEAFENLPDIYKTKLGWQTFIEPLPAHSGWPSGWSFLCDILLRLPLSIFLKVVNITYQIEGLETYLKHPIKQYVLLKHLPMDIRQGLIYARKYIFSVHEIITNMVYLGLAQFGPHSLKEKDQVFIYLNRKTTIMDTTTSNPGYHHITRDMEYEKKTFIFESMEDVEKYWYEVWTICSNTLLGSVSTVAGQSITLEMLRKKPAMIEAMRMREPHEAPLLDTGEVPGDHLGAAGFDSAFFAHLKRNWTYNKATTMINRLELQVKKTGTGGKADKSPQTKTSNLAAAPGRLASLRDNAIRFTQCTTQDGTNLTIPVTLVDNANPTRGQKRKRHDSKKSSPTVGWSKVGPKKTRVSTKPASKTRVVKPRKQKGPRRPYYDEKDRQALLLMRRLRVTWSAMEDSFLLMCKVAGTYIHGSLRHSVPFIVVRDCLHETYPESRNKTSRACQRRVAYMMRNPTTEYQVVNAYQELEQDPEIEAVSGGGPITKEDRKHGVEKTEELIVTRFRKLLEYLKPRYSQGGNSSAIPGLKLPDTIEEFHQQYELTYSLANLRHRRPILEVNNVVDVNCNVVYNVIHSSMCTTEDKTAWGFHLFNIYQQYPDNLVRSTLAKMKNDMMIAQRKRSLVRNKKFSEMPLSAVPYKLSITYIHLFLSRYQYPVFHRSYQRLRSIIAEKEKVPQDNQDWSGVEVSRIHEGGNAAMVVSLFAIGMARFRFTIPEQIIIFDPKLKDHPEEFDNLIKRYNNWVKDVDAAAQNASKEDRAQIQRRRLGMTSAAASNAVAAIPKLMSTTMIMDNEESNQAPTGTRGSSESVSTLSMDRTQNQLIMRTASRIGLHMLREDMTQDSQLPGQSAPHIQQEHFVINSCKVFVDVILPESEHEGWLFISPKKKQEIIDSIPTTVPFADTVSEQSFLDLYDQHKLSQSVKQDAIRVLQLITSKKEMGIVVSELPYIVGSLSDSSCTLDQHISFMVDSRVIQKVGVVAQRFVAIQHIDPWVIKSFRLLRSGKEKLEPFNSAHMVAKQNDDKSEPKAQTEEVKISVSEEISKEETSSMPAETKGNAGESQQQSQMEEEMETCQPGESRDEGTTSVIPAGTVSESANEVVPGRRKRTLPSFHHSSKKSRTVDSLGSNDRVDLLVMVKPWVKIDGGLNRRVLDRLLGGLLSHVLLKPGSNMGQLAERFHPALQPFQTRELLELLEKIGCVEFYGIRKTGKAGLFAARTTLEIVPLDRFARDQDIYVDPKSEAILRLGEFIGEKKYEKDYIPKCSCHNNVET; encoded by the exons ATGGAATTTCCAGAAAACATTCCGGGATGCATATTAGACGAAATTGCTCTAGAAGGACTCGAAGGACTGACTATTTCCA CACTGTGGATCCGATTAACTAAGCGAAAGAATTTCCCCATTGCCTTAGATGATCAATCTAAACGCTTCATCTGGAAAATTATTTGTAAAAATGATGCTGTTGAAATGTTCAAGTTGGCGGTTCCCAGGCCTTTATTGATAGACTATAATCGATATGACAACCTGGATCCAGAACTTGAAATCATTTGTGAACCT GAAACTCTTCCTGAAGACATTTATCCTGTTGCcgctgttgaggacaaagtAAATGGAATACGAGGATCATGTGCCACATACAACACAAGGAAAAATATCACTCCAGAAGCAAAAACTCTTAGTTTGGAAGAATCAGTCTCAAA ATATGGTGAACAGCTTGTTTTAGTGGCTTGCCAAGCAGCAAGAAATGTTGCCTTGGCTGGAGTTCAAACTGGTGTTTTGGAAACTCTTGCAATTAACTCCTACATCATGCTAGAAAGAATTGGTAGGTCAAGGGAACATGGAGATGTAACTCAGGGGAGATATGGTCTCAGCCGATTGAATATTCCACCAAAATCTGCCTTTTACTTCAGAAAGAGGTTGTTAGCAGATGGTCTCATTGTGAAACAG CCTATTTCAATGAGAGTCAGCAATCGAAATGTACTTGGAACACTTCTTCATTTATCACGATTCTACAGCCTAAGACTACCCAAATTACTTTATTTGATCAAGCGTCTCATACAGATTCTAAAG GATTCTCCTCCTCATTATATGCTTGATTATCCAACGATAAGAACCAAGCTAAGCACTTCTCTTCagcttaaaaaaattcttgcgGCAAGTGAAATGCGACAATATGCAGTAGTGGAATCA GTACCTTATCGATTTTATTTCCCGGACGCTACGATAAAGG ATTGGAAAATGCGGAAttgtgacaatgaaaaacaagtaaaagtTGTCCGGCTAATCGATCCAAGCATCGATCCTGAGGCTCTATTTCAAGGGGATGAAGCTCCTCCAGATGACGGGTCTCTTTACAGCGAAGGTGAAGAAGAAAGTTCGTCTTCTGGAATTTTGTCGAATGCCGTCATCCAACGACACCATCATTCGATTGTACAACAAGCTTATGCATTCGTGGAAGCAAGTGGATCCGAAGGATTGACACAAGGAGCTTTAGCTGAGCAACTTGGCCTCAGTCAGCTTGATGCACGTTCAACTATCCGTGTACTGTCTCGTCTTATGATGGTACACTGTGTTGTAAAGGAAGTGAAGAAAAATCGTGTTTTTTT GTATGTTTCGAAAAATCATTTTGGTGCCAATGCTATCAGAGCACAGTTCGAACAAGAGcagcaaaaaattaaaggacTAATGCAAGTCGGCAATGAATCTGTTACCGATTACAATCAAACAACAACTTCAACCCCATCCTTAGCATCGTCTACAAATGTACAATTggag AAAGATGTCACTTTGAGGGAAGAAGAGGTCGCGGAGGATGATGGACTATTTCGACCAAACGTCCCACGAGGAATTTTAGCTGAAGGCGAAACAATTTCCGATTTAACACATCGTAGCCTAAGACGAGTAAATATTATTCTGGAAGCCATTCGCCAGCATTTGGTGATAGAAGAGATTGGTGTTTTACTTAGG CTAGTTACAGCTGAAGAGGCTAAAGAAGGTGTTGATGCTCGAATGGACAGACGATCTCTAAAACGATTGCTAGCCCGCTTATCAAATGAAGGGCAGCTGAAGAATATGCGAATAGTTCTTCG GTGTGGCGATCGTGAGCGTGCTCTCAATTTCATCTGCCAACCTGGTGTTGATCAAAACAACAGTGTTATTCGTTCGGCAATCGACCAAGCCAAGAtgaaacttttttgtttatctaaACATAAATATAGTCGTTCGACTTCTGCGAAACCTGAAAAGTCCCAATTGAAGAATGAAAAACTGGAATTTAATGATACGTCAGTTCAGTTGGATCCATCTCTGTGTGACAGTGTCAAACAGGTCAAAGAACAATTGCTTAAAGGCCAAGGCCAAGGAACGAAAAG ttttccttTCAAAGTTGTTCACGCCACCAACAGTGGACGAGTGTACGGCACTGAGCCTAAGTGCATCCGCGTGAAAGAAATCCATACCCTCTTATATTATCTCGTGTATGGATACGATGGTGAATTGTTCAGTGATCAAGCTCAGGCGAGGGAAGCGCTCAGAAATGAAAACCCCATTCTTGAGGGCGTAGACGATGAAGCATTTGAAAATCTTCCAGATATTTACAAG ACTAAATTAGGTTGGCAGACGTTCATCGAACCTCTGCCGGCACACAGCGGATGGCCTTCCGGATGGTCTTTTCTTTGCGACATACTTTTACGATTACCTCTTTCAATTTTCCTGAAAGTGGTTAACATCACCTATCAAATTGAGGGGCTCGAAACCTATCTCAAACATCCGATTAAACAATACGTGCTACTTAAACACCTACCAATGGATATACGGCAAGGTCTTATTTATGCTCGGAAGTATATTTTTAGTGTCCACGAAATCATCACAAATATGGTTTATCTCGGACTTGCGCAATTTGGTCCACATAGCCTTAAG gaaaaagatcAAGTCTTCATTTACTTGAACCGGAAAACCACTATAATGGATACAACTACCTCTAACCCTGGATATCATCATATTACACGTGACATGGAATATGAGAagaaaacttttatttttgaatctATGGAAGACGTGGAAAAATACTG GTACGAAGTTTGGACCATTTGTTCCAACACTCTGTTAGGCAGTGTCAGCACGGTAGCCGGGCAAAGCATAACTCTAGAAATGTTAAGAAAGAAACCCGCCATGATTGAAGCAATGCGAATGCGTGAGCCACACGAAGCGCCGCTTTTAGATACAGGAGAAGTCCCTGGCGATCATCTGGGCGCTGCAGGGTTTGATTCTGCCTTTTTCGCACACTTGAAA AGAAACTGGACATACAACAAGGCGACGACGATGATCAACAGGTTGGAATTGCAAGTCAAGAAAACAGGAACTGGAGGTAAAGCAGACAAATCACCGCAAACGAAAACTTCCAACCTAGCCGCCGCTCCGGGCCGCCTTGCCAGTTTAAGAGACAACGCTATTCGATTTACTCAGTGCACCACGCAAGATGGAACAAATTTAACAATTCCCGTAACATTGGTGGACAACGCAAATCCTACCAGAGGTCAAAAAAGAAAGCGACATGATAGTAAAAAATCTTCTCCGACTGTCGGTTGGTCAAAAGTTGGTCCGAAGAAGACAAGAG tcTCCACCAAACCTGCGTCAAAGACCAGAGTAGTCAAACCTCGTAAGCAAAAGGGTCCACGACGGCCTTATTACGATGAAAAGGACAGGCAAGCTTTGCTTCTGATGCGTCGATTACGAGTAACGTGGTCAGCCATGGAGGACAGCTTCCTTCTCATGTGTAAA GTCGCTGGTACATACATCCACGGAAGTTTACGCCATAGCGTACCCTTCATTGTTGTACGTGATTGTCTCCATGAAACTTACCCAGAATCTCGGAATAAGACCTCACGGGCTTGCCAACGCCGAGTAGCTTACATGATGCGAAACCCCACCACAGAGTACCAAGTCGTAAACGCTTATCAAGAACTTGAGCAGGATCCCGAAATTGAGGCGGTTTCAGGTGGAGGACCAATAACTAAGGAGGATCGAAAACATGGGGTCGAAAAGACGGAGGAACTGATCGTTACCAG ATTTCGAAAGCTGCTTGAGTACTTGAAACCCCGCTATTCACAAGGAGGAAATTCTAGTGCTATACCTGGCCTAAAACTGCCTGATACTATTGAAGAATTCCACCAGCAGTATGAGTTGACGTACTCGCTTGCAAATCTGCGACACCGTCGACCTATTTTGGAAGTAAACAACGTGGTGGACGTAAACTGCAATGTGGTCTACAACGTTATTCACAGTTCAATGTGCACGACGGAAGACAAAACAGCTTGGGGCTTTCACCTTTTCAACATTTATCAACAGTATCCTGATAATCTGGTCCGCTCAACTCttgccaaaatgaaaaatgatatGATGATCGCACAGCGAAAACGCTCTCTAGTCAG GAATAAGAAGTTTTCTGAGATGCCATTGAGTGCAGTTCCATATAAGTTATCAATTACATACATCCATCTTTTCCTCTCGCGATACCAGTACCCAGTTTTCCATCGTTCCTACCAGCGTCTACGTTCCATTATAgctgaaaaggaaaaagttcCTCAAGACAACCAAG ACTGGTCCGGAGTTGAAGTCAGCCGCATTCACGAGGGGGGAAATGCTGCTATGGTAGTCTCACTTTTTGCTATTGGCATGGCTCGATTTCGCTTTACCATTCCAGAACAAATCATTATCTTTGATCCTAAACTGAAG GACCATCCTGAAGAGTTCGATAATCTGATTAAACGTTACAACAACTGGGTCAAAGATGTCGACGCTGCAGCCCAAAACGCAAGCAAAGAAGATCGAGCACAAATACAACGGCGTCGATTAGGCATGACTTCAGCCGCCGCATCCAATGCAGTTGCCGCAATCCCAAAACTAATGAGTACAACAATGATTATGGACAATGAAGAATCTAACCAAGCTCCGACTGGCACTAGAGGAAGCAGTGAAAGCGTATCTACCTTAAGCATGGACAGAACCCAAAATCAGTTGATAATGCGGACCGCCTCGCGAATTGGTCTTCACATGCTACGCGAAGATATGACGCAGGATTCTCAATTACCTGGTCAGTCGGCGCCGCACATCCAGCAGGAACATTTCGTCATTAACTCTTGCAAAGTATTCGTCGACGTGATTTTACCGGAATCTGAGCATGAGGGTTGGCTGTTCATAAGTCCTAAGAAGAAGCAAGAGATTATTGATTCCATTCCTACCACCGTTCCTTTCGCCGATACTGTTTCGGAGCAATCATTTTTGGATCTGTATGATCAACATAAGCTCAGCCAATCCGTAAAACAAGATGCCATCAGAGTATTGCAGTTGATTACGAGTAAGAAAGAAATGGGCATCGTAGTTTCAGAACTGCCATATATAGTAGGAAGCCTCAGCGATTCATCGTGCACGTTGGACCAACACATCTCTTTCATGGTGGACAGTCGTGTTATACAAAAAGTCGGCGTTGTAGCCCAGCGGTTTGTTGCAATTCAGCATATCGATCCATGGGTTATTAAATCATTTCGGTTGCTGAGaagtggaaaagaaaaactggagCCGTTTAACAGCGCCCACATGGTAGCCAAGCAAAATGATGATAAATCTGAACCAAAGGCTCAAACAGAAGAAGTGAAAATCTCAGTGTCGGAAGAAATcagcaaagaagaaacaagttCGATGCCAGCTGAAACTAAAGGAAACGCAGGAGAGTCCCAACAGCAAAGCCAAATGGAAGAGGAAATGGAAACTTGCCAACCAGGAGAAAGTCGAGATGAAGGAACAACATCAGTTATTCCAGCTGGCACCGTTTCAGAATCTGCGAATGAGGTAGTCCCTGGCCGTCGAAAGCGAACGCTCCCGTCTTTTCATCATTCTTCCAAGAAATCACGCACGGTTGATAGCCTAGGATCAAA TGATCGCGTCGACCTTTTAGTAATGGTCAAACCGTGGGTCAAAATCGACGGAGGCCTCAATCGACGTGTTCTAGATCGCTTGCTTGGag GTCTACTTTCTCATGTGCTTTTAAAACCTGGATCCAACATGGGACAGTTGGCCGAGCGTTTCCATCCAGCACTACAGCCGTTTCAGACTAGAGAACTGTTGGAG CTATTGGAAAAAATTGGATGCGTGGAATTCTATGGCATCAGGAAGACGGGCAAAGCGGGACTGTTCGCTGCACGCACCACACTCGAAATCG TTCCTCTCGATAGATTTGCAAGGGATCAAGACATCTATGTTGACCCGAAGAGTGAAGCCATTCTTCGACTGGGTGAATTCATCGGCGAAAAAAAATACGAGAAAGATTACATCCCCAAATGCAGCTGTCACAACAACGTGGAGACCTAA